One Glycocaulis abyssi DNA window includes the following coding sequences:
- a CDS encoding spinster family MFS transporter, with translation MVVSNPAAAPGAQAARPGAYAWAVLAALCFVYVLNFLDRQLLSILAKPIQDELGISDGQIGLISGLYFAMFYCILAIPVGLLADRTNRVKVLAFSCGLWSAATAACGLAANYPQLAAARMAVGVGEAGGVPPSYAIISDYFPPGMRGTALSLFNLGPPIGMALGIAFGASIAAAYSWRLAFIWIGVIGVLTAVFIWFWMREPKRGGLDAKPASADEPVATLVDATDTPPAADTAAVPAKSPFWGTVRLFFTDPVLLRVSIACAATQFMTYAVLNFTVLFLMREKGMELGDVAIWYAIVILLGVGGGMFVSGRLIDRWGPRNKTAYAWLPAIGLALAVPFFAAFVWAPSWELALVFLLIPTGLNYFYLSPSVALVQEEVRPDQRVVAGALLLLVMNLVGLGFGPTYLGFMSDFFARTNPENSLQLAFYTLIPVYFVAIAMFFWLARALKRSGKEAAA, from the coding sequence ATGGTGGTGTCCAATCCGGCGGCAGCTCCGGGCGCGCAAGCTGCGCGCCCGGGCGCCTATGCCTGGGCCGTGCTGGCGGCTTTGTGCTTTGTGTACGTGCTGAACTTCCTCGACCGTCAGCTTCTCTCCATACTTGCCAAGCCCATTCAGGACGAGCTGGGTATCTCTGACGGCCAGATTGGTCTCATCAGCGGGCTCTATTTCGCGATGTTCTACTGCATCCTCGCCATTCCGGTGGGGTTGCTGGCGGACCGGACCAACCGGGTGAAGGTGCTCGCCTTTTCATGCGGCCTGTGGAGTGCGGCGACAGCCGCCTGCGGTCTCGCGGCGAACTACCCCCAGCTGGCCGCAGCACGCATGGCGGTAGGGGTTGGCGAGGCAGGCGGCGTGCCGCCTTCCTACGCCATCATTTCGGACTATTTCCCGCCCGGCATGCGCGGCACCGCGCTCAGCCTGTTCAATCTTGGCCCGCCCATCGGCATGGCGCTGGGCATCGCCTTTGGCGCATCCATTGCCGCGGCCTATTCTTGGCGACTGGCGTTCATCTGGATCGGCGTGATTGGCGTTCTCACAGCCGTTTTCATCTGGTTCTGGATGCGCGAACCCAAGCGCGGCGGTCTGGATGCCAAGCCGGCCTCTGCAGACGAGCCCGTCGCAACGCTGGTTGATGCCACCGACACCCCTCCCGCGGCCGATACCGCAGCCGTACCGGCAAAATCTCCCTTCTGGGGGACGGTGCGCCTGTTCTTCACCGACCCGGTGCTCTTGCGGGTATCGATCGCCTGTGCCGCGACCCAGTTCATGACCTATGCCGTACTGAACTTCACCGTGCTGTTCCTGATGCGCGAAAAAGGCATGGAACTCGGCGATGTCGCTATCTGGTACGCCATCGTGATCCTTCTGGGTGTCGGCGGGGGCATGTTCGTCTCCGGCCGGCTGATCGACAGATGGGGGCCGCGCAACAAGACGGCCTATGCCTGGCTGCCCGCTATAGGGCTGGCGCTGGCGGTGCCGTTCTTTGCTGCTTTCGTGTGGGCGCCGAGCTGGGAGCTGGCACTGGTCTTCCTGCTGATCCCGACCGGCCTGAACTATTTCTACCTGTCGCCCTCAGTGGCGCTGGTGCAGGAAGAGGTGCGGCCCGATCAGCGCGTGGTGGCTGGCGCACTCCTGCTGCTGGTGATGAACCTTGTCGGCCTGGGCTTCGGCCCGACCTATCTGGGCTTCATGAGCGATTTCTTCGCCCGGACCAATCCGGAAAACTCGCTCCAGCTCGCCTTCTACACGCTGATCCCGGTCTATTTCGTCGCCATCGCCATGTTCTTCTGGCTGGCGCGCGCGCTCAAGCGTTCCGGCAAGGAGGCCGCAGCATGA
- a CDS encoding AMP-binding protein, producing MPVMHGAMQDFTLTLDKFLDHAASWHPGTELVTAGDNGIETRTGYAAVRQRSVKTSHVLAGLGVQPAECVATLAWNTQAHVEVWYAIMGMGAVCHTLNPRLTAAQLADMAAQSQARVLITSVDLLPLARELAAKAPAIEHLLVIDAGEIPAGPGLKPSPLEPMLASASDEEIWGGFEETAPCGLCFTSGTTGAPKGVTYTHRASFLHTLRQLQADTMGISKTDSVLVAVPMFHANAWGLTFALPAVGAKMVLPGRHLDRARLAALINAEKVTVAVGIATVWLGVVEHLEATGGQTPSLKRVVVGGAPLAPALMARFEQVLGVTIQTSWGMTELSPAGTFARPDDPDRSAEKSGRPAIGVDLLITDADGNPLPQQRGSEGHLHVRGAAVVARYFGQDKSALNADGWFSTGDLARIDEGGNLIITGRAKDLIKSGGEWINPAEIEAVVSQHPGVSLAAVIGRSDPKWGERPILLVQTREADSLSDEALLEPLRSRVAPWWIPDAVIRIENMPLAPTGKIDKQRLRADYGSN from the coding sequence ATGCCGGTAATGCATGGAGCGATGCAGGACTTCACCCTCACGCTCGACAAATTCCTTGACCATGCGGCCAGCTGGCACCCCGGCACTGAGCTGGTAACGGCAGGTGATAACGGCATCGAGACCCGTACCGGTTATGCCGCTGTGCGTCAGCGCAGTGTGAAGACCTCGCACGTGCTTGCCGGTCTGGGCGTACAGCCCGCAGAGTGCGTAGCCACGCTGGCCTGGAATACGCAGGCCCATGTCGAGGTCTGGTACGCCATCATGGGCATGGGGGCGGTCTGCCACACCCTGAACCCGCGCCTGACCGCTGCTCAGCTCGCCGATATGGCGGCCCAGTCCCAGGCGCGCGTGCTGATAACCAGCGTGGACCTTCTGCCGCTGGCCCGCGAGCTGGCGGCCAAGGCACCGGCTATCGAGCACCTTCTCGTCATTGATGCAGGCGAAATTCCCGCTGGTCCCGGCCTGAAACCCTCGCCGCTTGAACCCATGCTGGCTTCGGCGTCAGATGAGGAAATCTGGGGCGGGTTTGAGGAAACCGCGCCATGCGGGCTGTGTTTCACCTCTGGCACCACAGGCGCGCCCAAGGGCGTCACCTACACCCACCGCGCCAGCTTCCTGCACACGCTGCGCCAGCTGCAGGCTGATACGATGGGCATATCGAAGACGGACAGCGTTCTGGTGGCCGTGCCCATGTTCCACGCGAACGCATGGGGGCTCACCTTCGCCCTGCCTGCGGTAGGCGCAAAAATGGTGCTGCCGGGTCGGCATCTCGACCGGGCCCGGCTGGCTGCTCTCATCAATGCCGAAAAGGTGACTGTGGCGGTCGGCATCGCGACCGTCTGGCTAGGCGTTGTGGAGCATCTGGAAGCGACCGGCGGACAGACGCCCAGCCTGAAACGGGTAGTGGTTGGCGGTGCGCCGCTGGCCCCTGCCCTGATGGCCCGGTTCGAGCAGGTGCTGGGCGTGACCATCCAGACCAGCTGGGGCATGACCGAGCTGTCGCCGGCGGGCACGTTTGCCCGGCCTGATGACCCGGACAGGTCTGCAGAGAAATCCGGCAGACCCGCTATCGGCGTCGACCTGCTTATCACCGATGCTGATGGCAATCCCCTGCCACAGCAGCGTGGAAGTGAAGGCCATCTCCACGTACGCGGCGCAGCCGTGGTTGCGCGCTATTTCGGGCAGGATAAATCAGCCCTCAACGCGGATGGCTGGTTCTCAACCGGAGACCTCGCCCGCATCGACGAGGGCGGTAATCTCATCATCACGGGGCGCGCCAAGGATCTCATCAAATCCGGCGGCGAGTGGATCAATCCGGCAGAGATCGAGGCGGTGGTCAGCCAGCATCCGGGCGTATCGCTGGCAGCCGTTATCGGGCGGAGTGACCCAAAATGGGGAGAACGCCCTATACTGCTGGTTCAGACGCGTGAGGCAGATTCGCTCAGCGATGAGGCTCTATTGGAGCCTCTACGCAGCCGGGTGGCTCCGTGGTGGATTCCCGATGCGGTTATCCGTATTGAAAACATGCCCTTGGCACCCACGGGCAAAATCGACAAGCAGCGTTTGAGAGCGGATTATGGCAGCAACTAG
- a CDS encoding carboxylesterase/lipase family protein produces MTGRILLALAGAVSLSLPAIACARTPAQVDTPAGTLQGTSEAGITVFRGIPYAEAPTGERRWQAPVPATDWEGVRDATAFGPVCHQPPSRPGSIYAEERAEMSEDCLSLNVWAPENAENAPVFVWIHGGSLIGGAGSDSMYDGARLAAEGLVVVTINYRVGILGFLAHPELSAESPDNISGNYGLLDQIEALRWVNRNIAAFGGDPANVTIAGESAGALSVMYLMGAPAAHGLFARAIAQSGYMVSAHTLRGNPHGVPSAEEMGVWLAGQTGHENLAALRAADPQDLTMASAMTGYFPFPAIDGHVLPDQLVDQFDRGEQAQVPILAGFNEGEIRSLRFLLPEAPETGETYTAEIEARYGELAPAFLELYPAGDLEESLLAITRDAMYGWTAMRLVRSQNAAGHASYLYYFNHSYPAADEMDLHAFHAAEIPYAFGTLDRTPPYWPAIPETARETALSDAMVGYWVSFARDGVPVAEGFPAWSAYGDTQAYMEFAGEPRPGAGLMPGMFELHEDVVCRRRAAGIAWNWNIGIISPPLPAGAPECR; encoded by the coding sequence ATGACGGGCAGAATCCTTCTCGCGCTGGCAGGGGCGGTTTCGCTGTCCCTGCCAGCCATTGCCTGCGCCAGAACGCCTGCGCAGGTGGATACGCCTGCTGGCACCCTGCAGGGTACCAGCGAGGCCGGCATCACCGTGTTCCGGGGCATTCCCTATGCCGAAGCGCCCACCGGCGAGCGCCGCTGGCAAGCGCCAGTGCCTGCCACGGACTGGGAGGGCGTGCGGGACGCCACGGCGTTCGGCCCGGTCTGCCACCAGCCGCCTTCACGGCCCGGCAGCATCTATGCCGAGGAGCGTGCAGAGATGAGCGAGGACTGCCTCTCGCTCAATGTCTGGGCGCCTGAAAATGCCGAAAACGCGCCTGTGTTCGTCTGGATACATGGCGGATCGCTGATTGGCGGTGCGGGCAGCGATAGCATGTATGACGGCGCCCGGCTGGCCGCTGAAGGTCTGGTCGTTGTCACGATCAACTACCGGGTTGGCATTCTCGGCTTCCTCGCTCACCCCGAACTCAGCGCGGAATCGCCGGACAATATCTCGGGCAATTATGGCCTGCTCGACCAGATCGAGGCCTTGCGCTGGGTAAACCGGAATATCGCCGCCTTTGGCGGTGATCCGGCCAACGTAACGATAGCGGGCGAGTCTGCCGGTGCGCTCTCGGTCATGTATCTGATGGGCGCGCCCGCAGCCCATGGCCTGTTTGCCCGCGCCATCGCCCAGAGCGGATACATGGTCTCCGCGCACACGCTGCGCGGCAATCCGCATGGCGTGCCGTCAGCGGAGGAGATGGGCGTGTGGCTTGCCGGTCAGACCGGCCATGAAAACCTCGCCGCCTTGCGCGCTGCCGATCCGCAGGACCTGACCATGGCCTCGGCCATGACCGGGTATTTCCCCTTCCCGGCGATTGATGGCCATGTCCTGCCCGATCAGCTTGTCGATCAGTTCGACCGGGGCGAGCAGGCACAGGTACCGATCCTTGCCGGGTTCAATGAGGGCGAGATCCGCTCTCTGCGTTTCCTGCTGCCTGAAGCGCCGGAAACTGGCGAGACCTACACCGCAGAGATAGAGGCGCGCTATGGCGAGCTGGCACCAGCCTTTCTGGAGCTTTATCCCGCCGGCGATCTGGAAGAGAGCCTGCTGGCGATCACGCGTGACGCCATGTATGGCTGGACGGCGATGCGCCTCGTGCGCAGCCAGAACGCGGCCGGTCACGCCTCCTATCTCTACTATTTCAACCACAGCTACCCGGCAGCCGATGAGATGGACCTGCATGCCTTCCATGCTGCGGAAATTCCGTATGCGTTCGGCACGCTGGACCGCACACCGCCCTACTGGCCTGCGATCCCGGAAACCGCACGGGAGACAGCGCTCTCCGATGCCATGGTTGGATACTGGGTGTCCTTTGCCCGCGATGGCGTACCGGTAGCCGAGGGCTTCCCCGCCTGGTCTGCTTACGGTGACACGCAAGCCTATATGGAGTTTGCCGGAGAGCCGCGCCCGGGCGCCGGTCTGATGCCGGGCATGTTCGAGCTTCACGAGGACGTCGTTTGCCGCAGACGCGCGGCAGGCATCGCCTGGAACTGGAATATCGGGATCATCTCCCCGCCTTTGCCTGCAGGAGCGCCCGAATGCCGGTAA
- a CDS encoding TonB-dependent receptor domain-containing protein: MSIQLRVSHEDSNPQDSSIVNPTLGRDKRISDRPDRFAGVMTNYNATVRYQFEGAELVSSSTWSEYEAQFYVDLAGTFGELTRPIPFALDADGWDETFVQEIRLVSDAGGRFDWVIGGFYFHRQRDVDYNYRSSQPFLDALGMSVSLPDEYYQRFQSYFISEEQALFGELTYRFTEDFWVTGGLRYGSTETQGFTRAGGYNSNYLTNALFGIPGPLTITPVPAATGVPATQEGPSYRFSASWRPVPNITTYAAVATGFRTPIVNARAGAVSALDPNDIIIPDGADSNDLVSYEAGIKGSWFNNRLFANLAVYHINWNDIQVQANRVSDSVQFATNIGGARSQGIEFELMARATDNLTISLNGSLNEAKVTSLTPEEAAISGAVEGARLAGPRFQASMLVNYNFDLMANAEGNASLAVYHVGSFPGSFPNVPGQPGVVSPTFGYTEAHTVANATIAAAFERFTVGAYVENIFDDDSINYVHPEAFISNRFGVVRPRTIGVRVGYSF, translated from the coding sequence ATGTCGATCCAGCTGCGGGTGTCGCACGAGGATAGCAATCCCCAGGATTCCTCGATTGTGAACCCGACGCTGGGCCGCGATAAGCGGATATCCGACCGGCCGGACCGGTTCGCTGGTGTGATGACCAACTACAACGCCACAGTGCGCTATCAGTTCGAGGGTGCAGAGCTGGTCAGTTCGTCAACCTGGTCGGAATACGAGGCCCAGTTTTATGTGGACCTGGCCGGCACGTTCGGCGAGCTGACCCGCCCCATCCCGTTTGCTCTGGATGCCGATGGTTGGGACGAGACCTTCGTTCAGGAGATCCGGCTGGTCTCGGACGCGGGCGGGCGTTTCGACTGGGTGATTGGCGGCTTCTATTTTCACCGTCAGCGCGACGTGGACTATAATTACCGCTCGTCACAGCCCTTCCTCGATGCGCTGGGGATGAGCGTCAGCTTGCCCGATGAATACTACCAGCGCTTCCAGAGCTATTTCATCTCCGAGGAACAGGCGCTGTTCGGTGAGCTGACCTATCGCTTTACCGAGGATTTCTGGGTGACGGGTGGTCTGCGCTATGGCAGCACCGAGACCCAGGGCTTCACGCGCGCCGGCGGATACAACTCCAACTACCTGACCAACGCCCTGTTCGGAATTCCTGGGCCGCTGACCATCACGCCCGTTCCAGCCGCAACCGGCGTTCCCGCAACCCAGGAAGGCCCATCCTACCGTTTCAGCGCCTCGTGGCGGCCGGTGCCGAACATTACCACTTACGCGGCCGTGGCGACCGGCTTCCGCACGCCAATCGTCAACGCCAGGGCAGGCGCGGTGAGTGCGCTTGACCCCAACGACATCATCATCCCCGATGGGGCCGATTCCAATGATCTCGTCAGCTATGAGGCAGGCATCAAGGGTAGCTGGTTCAATAACCGCCTGTTTGCCAACCTCGCCGTCTATCACATCAACTGGAACGATATTCAGGTGCAGGCCAACCGGGTGTCGGACTCTGTCCAGTTTGCCACCAATATCGGCGGCGCGCGCAGCCAGGGCATTGAGTTCGAGCTCATGGCCCGCGCTACCGACAACCTCACGATCTCCCTCAACGGGTCGCTGAACGAGGCCAAGGTGACGTCACTGACGCCTGAAGAGGCGGCCATATCGGGGGCCGTGGAAGGCGCGCGCCTCGCGGGCCCGCGCTTCCAGGCATCCATGCTGGTCAACTACAATTTCGATCTGATGGCCAATGCCGAGGGCAATGCCTCGCTTGCAGTCTATCATGTGGGCTCGTTCCCCGGCTCCTTCCCGAACGTGCCAGGCCAGCCCGGTGTCGTCAGCCCGACCTTTGGTTACACGGAGGCTCATACGGTCGCCAACGCCACTATCGCCGCTGCCTTCGAGCGGTTCACGGTCGGGGCCTATGTCGAGAACATTTTCGACGACGACTCCATCAACTATGTCCACCCCGAAGCCTTTATCTCCAACCGCTTCGGCGTCGTACGTCCGCGCACGATCGGCGTCCGCGTCGGGTATAGCTTCTGA
- a CDS encoding serine hydrolase domain-containing protein: MLTRRSLMASAAALAAGSIVPAVASNTLAPVINLLEELVGSGQLPFAGIRIARHSEILAQAHVSGVETIGPESLYRVYSMTKPVVAAGAALLVEDGQLTLETPVADIVPELAGLTVLTDTSGGTEPARPMTLAHLLTHTCGLANSWGNARTAPLYRQAGLVAGAWMYDPDMGGLEGFAQRLGRLPLEHQPGTHWIYGYGLDIAGLVIERVSGERLGAFLRRRIFSPLGMSSTGFYVPAEHSSRLTGLYTGADGVVERVAAQQERLPLIEPYADGGSAGLITSLEDYGRFAGMLANGGVAAGIRVMSEASAQMMMTPYGPQEAITPALQRFGLGGEPRQALGGVTWLEDHAGPGSAGEYAWGGAAGTAFWATRSSGLSVVLMTQLMAPGGTVARERFKPLIYRALAELP, from the coding sequence ATGCTCACCCGCCGCAGCCTGATGGCCAGCGCCGCCGCCCTTGCGGCAGGCAGCATTGTCCCGGCTGTCGCCAGCAATACTTTAGCGCCAGTGATAAACCTGCTTGAGGAACTCGTTGGGTCAGGCCAGCTCCCCTTTGCCGGCATCCGTATTGCCCGTCATAGCGAAATACTCGCGCAGGCGCATGTCTCCGGGGTGGAAACAATCGGGCCGGAGAGCCTTTACCGCGTCTATTCGATGACCAAGCCGGTCGTGGCCGCAGGCGCGGCCCTTCTGGTCGAAGATGGCCAGCTGACACTGGAAACGCCTGTCGCCGATATCGTGCCGGAACTGGCAGGGCTCACAGTACTCACCGACACCTCCGGCGGCACCGAACCGGCCCGCCCGATGACGCTCGCCCACCTTCTCACCCACACATGCGGACTGGCCAATAGCTGGGGCAATGCCCGGACGGCGCCACTCTACAGGCAAGCCGGGCTCGTTGCGGGCGCGTGGATGTATGATCCGGACATGGGCGGGCTTGAGGGATTTGCGCAAAGGCTTGGCCGCCTGCCGCTGGAGCATCAGCCGGGCACGCACTGGATCTATGGCTATGGCCTCGACATTGCGGGACTTGTCATCGAACGGGTCAGCGGTGAGCGGCTGGGCGCATTTTTGCGCCGCCGGATATTCTCGCCGCTCGGCATGTCATCTACCGGCTTCTACGTGCCTGCTGAACATTCATCACGGCTCACCGGTCTCTACACTGGCGCTGACGGCGTCGTGGAGCGCGTTGCCGCACAGCAGGAGAGGCTGCCGTTGATCGAGCCTTATGCTGACGGCGGTAGCGCTGGCCTCATCACGTCGCTTGAAGACTATGGCCGCTTTGCCGGCATGCTGGCCAATGGCGGTGTGGCGGCGGGTATCCGGGTGATGAGCGAGGCATCGGCCCAGATGATGATGACGCCTTACGGCCCGCAGGAGGCCATCACACCGGCCCTGCAGCGCTTTGGCCTTGGCGGTGAGCCCCGTCAGGCGCTTGGCGGCGTCACATGGCTGGAAGACCATGCAGGGCCAGGGTCTGCTGGAGAATATGCCTGGGGCGGGGCGGCCGGCACAGCCTTCTGGGCAACGCGCTCCAGCGGCCTCTCGGTCGTGCTGATGACGCAGCTGATGGCGCCGGGCGGTACTGTTGCGCGTGAACGCTTCAAGCCCCTGATTTATCGCGCACTTGCGGAGCTGCCGTAA
- a CDS encoding TetR/AcrR family transcriptional regulator, with translation MPAKAAAPGATKKPRKPSVKEQQRAEKMEQILDAAERLFALHGLYNVTLKDIATDIGVHHTLLNYYFSDKDKLFDAVVARRARETSGRRMQAMDAHETETGGNPTVEGSLRAFLDTDLDLYSQGGESWKYYGMIGGQLSNTPYGAELMDQNFDPVVLRLIALLRKAIPGSTDEDLFWGYHFVTGALMLTLSRTGRIDRLSGGVCSSDDFESVKDRMARFMAAGFREICEERAQERAHSPADGS, from the coding sequence ATGCCCGCAAAGGCCGCCGCCCCTGGCGCAACAAAAAAACCGCGCAAGCCGTCCGTGAAGGAGCAGCAGCGTGCCGAAAAGATGGAGCAGATCCTCGACGCGGCAGAGCGCCTGTTTGCCCTGCACGGCCTCTATAACGTCACGCTGAAAGACATCGCCACCGATATCGGCGTGCACCACACCCTGCTGAACTACTACTTCTCCGACAAGGACAAGCTGTTTGACGCAGTGGTCGCGCGCCGGGCCCGCGAAACCAGCGGGCGGCGTATGCAGGCCATGGACGCCCATGAGACCGAAACAGGCGGAAATCCAACGGTAGAGGGTTCCCTGCGCGCCTTCCTCGATACTGATCTCGATCTCTACAGCCAGGGCGGTGAAAGCTGGAAATATTACGGCATGATCGGTGGTCAGCTGTCCAATACCCCGTATGGCGCCGAGTTGATGGATCAGAACTTCGATCCGGTTGTCCTGCGTCTCATCGCGTTACTGCGCAAGGCCATTCCCGGCAGTACCGACGAGGATCTGTTCTGGGGCTATCACTTTGTTACCGGCGCCCTGATGCTGACCCTGTCGCGTACCGGCCGGATCGACCGGCTTTCGGGCGGGGTCTGCAGCTCCGACGATTTCGAGTCCGTGAAGGACCGGATGGCGCGCTTCATGGCCGCAGGTTTCCGGGAAATCTGCGAGGAGCGTGCACAGGAGCGCGCGCACTCGCCCGCCGACGGAAGCTGA
- a CDS encoding TonB-dependent receptor plug domain-containing protein — MKALLFASASVGALIMAAPVSAQTDSSQPAEERVAQARDIITVTATRREESLQDVPLSITTFSQDELDARGIVGYEGLAFETPGVVLNRASANFNNFTARGIATNGYNANLQSAVAIYVDELPISSNGNSTILDPSLYDVERIEFLRGPQGTLFGSGSLAGALRIITHAPNPNAFEFSALADIGVTGSDSLRQRYNAMVNIPLVEDQLALRIVGHVRDEEGYIDNIGTGIDNANALESWGGGPHCSGNRLTGCRSSCGCRTRIAIPRIPRL; from the coding sequence ATGAAGGCTTTACTATTCGCGTCGGCGAGCGTCGGCGCCCTCATCATGGCTGCGCCTGTATCTGCGCAGACCGATTCCAGCCAACCAGCAGAAGAACGCGTGGCCCAAGCCCGCGATATCATCACCGTCACAGCAACACGCCGTGAGGAAAGTCTTCAGGACGTTCCCTTGAGCATCACCACCTTCTCGCAGGACGAGCTCGATGCGCGTGGTATTGTCGGCTACGAAGGTCTGGCGTTTGAAACCCCCGGCGTTGTGCTGAACCGCGCCAGCGCCAACTTCAACAATTTCACCGCGCGCGGCATCGCCACCAACGGCTATAATGCCAATCTGCAAAGCGCCGTGGCGATCTATGTCGATGAACTGCCGATCTCGTCGAACGGCAATTCAACCATCCTCGATCCCAGCCTCTACGATGTGGAGCGCATCGAGTTCCTGCGCGGCCCGCAAGGCACGCTGTTCGGGTCCGGTTCGCTGGCTGGCGCACTGCGCATCATCACCCACGCACCCAACCCTAACGCGTTCGAGTTCTCGGCTCTGGCCGATATCGGTGTGACCGGATCGGACTCGCTGCGCCAACGCTACAACGCCATGGTCAACATTCCGCTTGTGGAGGATCAGTTGGCGCTGCGCATTGTCGGCCATGTGCGTGATGAAGAAGGCTATATCGATAATATCGGCACCGGCATCGACAATGCCAACGCATTGGAATCGTGGGGCGGCGGGCCACACTGCTCTGGCAACCGACTGACCGGATGTCGATCCAGCTGCGGGTGTCGCACGAGGATAGCAATCCCCAGGATTCCTCGATTGTGA